Proteins encoded by one window of Chondromyces crocatus:
- a CDS encoding ATP-binding protein, whose amino-acid sequence MPPLGFDLRTRTALVCGFLALVIAASILLRGHVRKVHLFFAAFAADIGLWYLAQFFFGFFQASIWERFTGLLAVLLPQFALHLFDAMIPHEGNRPSRLLRVAHVLAIPLSVLVLIRWEAGSWPDWIARIGVFLYVFTLLTCGLYTLGQRGKRSPSRATQRRVRFLVVIGALAGLASVADFAWFLRAQLPPVGAALSIVFLFVLAQALRHDRLLDVYEMLARLLIATAVAFLIALIFYIVLTFLGGYNTMYLNAVLAAIVILVLSDPLQARVEEQIQRLFFRERVDLERSLAEAKKRLVHTLEVDEMGAIVMSALEQSRRVTAAALYLHDQDGTGFNSLASLGPRSPDRIEVATARALLERLDRGSVVLETLEREAREARERGNVNGADQAVLAAADVLGSLRSAVVLSVRDEEGELIGLLVVADTRVRDAFSPEEISLLETIAAQIGVVIENSRLYDQMKERDRLALLGQMAAGIAHEIRNPLGAIKGAAQLLADPVTEAHPDPSSREFLGIILEEVDRLDRVVRSVLDLARPAQDTVGPTDVNAVVRRTLQVLSTERQSDDLVIDAVLDPALPRVVIDPEQLRQVLMNLFRNAIQAMKGRGKVVVSSRVRFGRGTRSGSGSADEPFVELTVADNGPGISQKVLENIFLPFFTTKEKGTGLGLAISQRIVQGAGGRIEVRSYEGKGSTFAVIFPAVTDALGTPSPGPTASAASDATSTPRVLPPPESSASGISV is encoded by the coding sequence GTGCCGCCCCTCGGCTTCGATCTTCGCACCCGGACCGCCCTGGTCTGCGGATTCCTGGCGCTCGTCATCGCTGCGTCGATCCTGCTCCGGGGTCATGTCCGGAAGGTGCACCTCTTCTTCGCGGCGTTCGCGGCGGACATCGGGCTCTGGTACCTCGCCCAGTTCTTCTTCGGGTTCTTCCAGGCCTCCATCTGGGAGCGGTTCACCGGCCTGCTCGCGGTGCTGCTGCCGCAGTTCGCGCTTCATCTGTTCGACGCGATGATCCCCCACGAGGGCAACCGGCCGTCGCGCCTGCTCCGGGTGGCGCACGTGCTCGCGATCCCGCTCTCGGTGCTGGTGTTGATCCGCTGGGAGGCGGGCTCCTGGCCCGACTGGATCGCGCGCATCGGCGTGTTCCTGTACGTCTTCACCCTGCTCACGTGCGGGCTGTACACGCTGGGGCAACGGGGCAAGCGGAGTCCCTCGCGGGCGACACAGCGCAGGGTGAGATTCCTGGTGGTCATCGGCGCGCTCGCCGGGCTCGCCAGCGTGGCGGATTTCGCCTGGTTCTTGCGCGCGCAGCTGCCACCCGTGGGCGCGGCGCTCTCCATCGTCTTCCTCTTCGTGCTGGCGCAGGCGCTCCGCCACGATCGGTTGCTCGACGTCTACGAGATGCTGGCGCGTCTGCTCATCGCCACGGCCGTGGCGTTCCTGATCGCGCTGATCTTCTACATCGTGCTCACGTTCCTCGGTGGCTACAACACGATGTACCTGAACGCCGTACTCGCGGCGATCGTGATCCTGGTCCTCTCCGATCCGCTGCAAGCGCGTGTGGAAGAGCAGATCCAGCGTCTGTTCTTCCGTGAGCGTGTCGACCTCGAGCGGAGCTTGGCGGAGGCGAAGAAGCGGCTGGTCCACACGCTCGAGGTCGACGAGATGGGCGCGATCGTCATGTCGGCGCTGGAGCAGTCGCGGCGGGTCACCGCGGCGGCGCTGTACCTGCACGATCAAGACGGCACCGGCTTCAACAGCCTGGCGTCCCTCGGGCCTCGCTCACCGGACAGGATCGAGGTGGCCACGGCGCGAGCGCTGCTGGAGCGGTTGGACCGAGGATCGGTCGTGCTGGAGACGCTGGAGCGGGAGGCGCGCGAGGCCCGGGAGCGCGGGAACGTCAACGGGGCCGATCAGGCGGTGCTCGCGGCCGCGGACGTGCTCGGGAGCCTGCGATCCGCGGTCGTGCTCTCGGTGCGGGACGAGGAGGGTGAGCTCATCGGTCTGCTCGTCGTCGCCGACACGCGCGTGCGTGACGCCTTCTCACCCGAGGAGATCTCCCTGCTGGAGACGATCGCCGCACAGATCGGGGTCGTGATCGAGAACAGCCGGCTCTACGATCAGATGAAGGAGCGTGACAGGCTCGCGCTGCTCGGGCAGATGGCCGCCGGGATCGCTCACGAGATCCGGAACCCCCTGGGCGCGATCAAGGGGGCGGCGCAGCTGCTCGCCGATCCGGTGACCGAGGCACACCCCGATCCCTCGTCGCGCGAGTTTCTGGGGATCATCCTCGAGGAGGTGGATCGTCTCGATCGGGTGGTGCGCTCGGTGCTCGACCTGGCGCGTCCTGCGCAGGACACGGTCGGCCCGACGGACGTCAACGCGGTGGTGCGTCGAACGCTGCAGGTGCTCTCGACGGAGCGGCAGAGCGACGATCTGGTCATCGATGCGGTGCTCGATCCTGCGCTGCCGCGGGTGGTGATCGATCCGGAGCAGCTGCGGCAGGTGCTGATGAACCTCTTCCGCAACGCGATCCAGGCGATGAAGGGGCGCGGCAAGGTGGTGGTGAGCTCGCGGGTGCGCTTCGGGCGAGGGACGCGCTCGGGCTCGGGCTCGGCGGACGAGCCGTTCGTGGAGCTGACCGTGGCCGACAACGGGCCCGGGATCTCGCAGAAGGTGCTGGAGAACATCTTCCTGCCGTTCTTCACCACGAAGGAGAAGGGGACGGGCCTGGGGCTGGCCATCAGCCAGCGCATCGTCCAGGGGGCGGGTGGGCGCATCGAGGTCCGCTCTTACGAGGGGAAAGGGAGCACGTTCGCGGTGATCTTCCCGGCGGTGACCGACGCACTGGGGACGCCGTCGCCTGGCCCCACGGCGAGCGCTGCGTCCGACGCGACGAGCACGCCACGGGTGCTTCCACCGCCGGAGTCGTCGGCGTCGGGGATCTCGGTTTGA
- a CDS encoding formate--tetrahydrofolate ligase, producing MSTSTRLFSPQRIQDVASELGIPEEYVEVYGRGKAKIDLAALAHPQDGAGRVVLVSAINPTPAGEGKTTTSVGLAMGLRRLGKRVALCLREPSLGPVFGVKGGGTGGGRATLVPADDINLHFTGDLHAITAAHNLLSAMADNACHFGVPCGDKGPLDPRRITWGRALDMNDRALRHVVLGLGHKTDGVPRQDRFDITAASEVMAIVALASGYADLEERLGRIVVGTSLGGAPVTAADVGASAAMTALLRDALKPNLVQTAEGGPALVHAGPFANIAHGCSSLLATRLGARHSDIVVTEGGFGFDLGGEKFLDIKCRAAGIWPRVLVLVATLRALKMHGGAPVKRAGEPDAQALARGIDHLTKHLETATFFGLPVVVAINVFPNDTAEELTAVESALQQRNVRMSRCEGFARGGEGALDLAAAVAEAAEATDKAPPNPRFAYELSDPLDEKIRKIARVVYGADDITLSHGAEKDRARIEALGGEKLPVCMAKTQLSLTDDPHVHGRPRGFHVNVRELRLSAGAGFVVALTGDMMTMPGLPKEPAALRVKLLPDGRIRGLMQNDD from the coding sequence ATGTCGACCAGCACCCGCTTGTTCTCCCCTCAGCGCATCCAGGATGTCGCCAGCGAGCTGGGCATCCCCGAGGAATACGTCGAGGTGTACGGCCGCGGAAAGGCCAAGATCGATCTCGCAGCCCTCGCTCATCCCCAGGATGGCGCAGGCCGCGTCGTGCTCGTGTCCGCGATCAACCCGACCCCGGCGGGCGAAGGCAAGACGACCACCTCGGTCGGCCTGGCGATGGGCTTGCGCCGCCTCGGCAAGCGCGTCGCGCTCTGTCTACGCGAACCCTCGCTCGGCCCCGTGTTCGGCGTCAAAGGAGGCGGTACGGGCGGCGGACGCGCCACGCTGGTCCCCGCCGACGACATCAACTTGCACTTCACCGGCGACCTGCACGCCATCACCGCAGCGCACAATCTCCTCTCCGCGATGGCGGACAACGCCTGTCATTTCGGCGTGCCCTGCGGTGACAAGGGCCCCCTCGATCCGCGCCGGATCACCTGGGGACGCGCCCTCGACATGAACGACCGCGCACTGCGCCACGTGGTCCTGGGCCTGGGCCACAAGACCGACGGTGTCCCCCGGCAAGACCGGTTCGACATCACCGCGGCGAGCGAGGTGATGGCCATCGTGGCCCTCGCGTCGGGCTATGCCGATCTGGAGGAGCGGCTCGGCCGCATCGTCGTCGGCACCTCCCTCGGCGGCGCTCCCGTCACGGCCGCCGATGTGGGCGCCTCCGCGGCGATGACTGCGCTGCTGCGTGACGCCCTCAAGCCGAACCTGGTCCAGACCGCCGAGGGAGGGCCCGCCCTCGTCCACGCCGGTCCCTTCGCGAACATCGCGCACGGGTGTAGCTCCCTCCTCGCGACCCGCCTGGGCGCGCGGCACTCCGACATCGTGGTGACCGAAGGCGGCTTCGGCTTCGACCTCGGCGGCGAGAAGTTCCTCGACATCAAGTGCCGCGCCGCTGGCATCTGGCCGCGCGTGCTGGTGCTGGTGGCGACCCTTCGGGCCTTGAAGATGCACGGCGGCGCGCCCGTGAAGCGCGCTGGAGAGCCAGACGCTCAGGCGCTCGCGCGAGGCATCGATCACCTCACGAAGCACCTGGAGACGGCCACCTTCTTCGGCCTCCCCGTCGTGGTGGCGATCAACGTCTTCCCCAACGACACTGCCGAGGAACTCACGGCCGTGGAGAGCGCCCTCCAGCAGCGCAACGTACGCATGTCCCGCTGCGAGGGGTTCGCGCGCGGCGGCGAGGGGGCTCTGGATCTCGCGGCCGCCGTCGCCGAGGCGGCCGAAGCCACCGACAAGGCCCCTCCCAACCCACGCTTCGCCTACGAACTCAGCGATCCGCTCGACGAGAAGATCCGGAAGATCGCTCGCGTGGTGTACGGCGCCGACGACATCACGCTGAGCCACGGCGCGGAGAAGGACAGAGCGCGGATCGAAGCGCTCGGGGGCGAGAAGCTGCCGGTGTGCATGGCGAAGACGCAGCTCTCCCTCACCGACGACCCCCACGTCCACGGACGCCCCCGCGGCTTCCACGTCAACGTGCGCGAGCTGAGGCTCAGCGCTGGCGCAGGCTTCGTCGTCGCGCTGACCGGCGACATGATGACCATGCCCGGCCTCCCCAAGGAGCCGGCCGCGCTACGGGTGAAGCTCCTCCCGGATGGCCGGATCCGCGGCTTGATGCAGAACGACGACTGA
- a CDS encoding L-erythro-3,5-diaminohexanoate dehydrogenase — protein MPQPAERLDADIDREFSTEIVVDVETLNIDAASFRQMEEASGGDLDGVVRLIQETVSRRGKQHNPVTGSGGMLLGTIRSVGALARSRGFSVGDRIATLASLSLTPLALKRIKAVRAASAQVDVEGTAILFLSAPLARMPSDMPERLALALLDVAGAAPQVARLAGPGDAVAVLGAGGKSGLLCAAEARRRVGPEGRVIGLESSAAFADDLRALGICDAVAVVDARDPLAVRDAILPLTGGAGADLTLSCVNVGGVELSAIVGTRDRGKVYYFAMSTSFTATALGAEGIGRDVDLFIGNGYAHGHADHTLDLVRGLPALRELLAARYG, from the coding sequence ATGCCCCAGCCTGCCGAACGGCTGGACGCCGACATCGACCGCGAGTTCTCCACCGAGATCGTCGTCGATGTGGAGACCCTCAACATCGACGCGGCCAGCTTCCGTCAGATGGAGGAGGCCTCCGGTGGGGACCTGGACGGGGTGGTTCGCCTCATCCAGGAGACCGTCTCGAGGCGCGGGAAGCAGCACAACCCCGTGACCGGCTCCGGCGGCATGCTGCTCGGCACCATCCGGAGCGTCGGTGCGCTGGCGCGAAGCCGCGGCTTCTCCGTGGGCGATCGGATCGCCACCCTGGCCTCCCTCTCCCTGACGCCCCTCGCGCTGAAGCGCATCAAGGCCGTTCGTGCCGCCTCGGCACAGGTCGACGTGGAGGGCACCGCCATCCTTTTCCTGTCGGCGCCCCTCGCACGGATGCCATCCGACATGCCGGAGCGCCTCGCCCTCGCCCTCCTCGACGTGGCCGGCGCGGCCCCCCAGGTGGCCCGCCTCGCGGGCCCCGGCGATGCCGTCGCCGTGCTCGGCGCGGGCGGCAAATCCGGCCTGCTCTGCGCGGCCGAAGCCCGACGGCGGGTAGGCCCCGAGGGGCGGGTCATCGGGCTCGAGTCCTCGGCAGCCTTCGCCGACGACCTGCGTGCCCTCGGCATCTGTGATGCGGTGGCGGTCGTCGACGCCCGCGATCCGCTCGCCGTGCGAGACGCCATCCTCCCCCTCACCGGAGGCGCCGGCGCCGATCTCACGCTGTCCTGCGTCAATGTCGGCGGCGTCGAGCTGTCCGCGATCGTCGGCACACGCGACCGCGGCAAGGTCTACTACTTCGCCATGAGCACCAGCTTCACCGCCACCGCGCTGGGCGCAGAAGGCATCGGCAGGGACGTGGACCTCTTCATCGGCAACGGCTACGCCCATGGCCACGCCGACCACACCCTCGACCTCGTCCGCGGCCTACCCGCCCTGCGCGAGCTGCTCGCTGCACGGTATGGCTGA
- a CDS encoding DUF4388 domain-containing protein codes for MDNQAPKVSPRNLALRFISGKYQGGEFPLAENQEIFVGRSSDLDMVLVEDMVSRRHARIACSGDQIHIEDLGSTNGTFVNGEKIKKTALKEGDRVLIGTSILKVVSVDPSAPAPRRRLDEPSMRTGQTKTMSGSIDEIPLPDLLQLFGTSKKSGVLVIRSEEDVGKIYLRKGIVTYATINDLAEMPPMKSMYRVLTWTGGTFDLEPAEERVITGEISATVQELLMDGLRQIDELNNIRHQLPDLTAQLTVPHPLKPQLRDLTPTDLDVFQIAYNHRLMATVLNKSPATDLETAQSVLKLIQGGYLRAE; via the coding sequence ATGGACAATCAAGCTCCCAAGGTGTCGCCGCGCAACCTCGCGCTGCGTTTCATCTCGGGGAAGTATCAAGGCGGCGAGTTTCCCCTGGCGGAGAATCAAGAGATCTTCGTCGGGCGGTCGAGCGACCTCGATATGGTCCTCGTCGAAGACATGGTGTCGCGTCGCCATGCTCGAATCGCTTGTTCAGGTGATCAGATCCACATCGAGGATCTGGGCTCCACGAACGGCACCTTCGTCAATGGCGAAAAGATCAAGAAGACGGCCCTGAAGGAGGGCGACCGGGTGCTCATCGGTACGAGCATCCTGAAGGTCGTCTCCGTGGATCCGTCGGCTCCCGCCCCTCGGCGTCGCCTGGACGAGCCGTCCATGCGCACCGGCCAGACGAAGACGATGTCGGGGTCGATCGACGAGATCCCCCTGCCCGACTTGCTTCAGCTCTTCGGCACCTCGAAGAAGAGCGGCGTCCTCGTGATTCGTTCCGAGGAAGACGTCGGCAAGATCTACCTCCGCAAGGGGATCGTCACGTACGCGACGATCAACGATCTGGCCGAGATGCCGCCGATGAAGAGCATGTACCGCGTCCTTACCTGGACCGGTGGCACGTTCGATCTCGAGCCCGCCGAGGAGCGGGTGATCACCGGCGAGATCAGCGCGACGGTGCAAGAGCTGCTGATGGATGGGCTCCGGCAGATCGACGAGCTCAACAACATCCGTCATCAGCTCCCGGATCTCACGGCACAGCTCACGGTGCCGCATCCGTTGAAGCCGCAGCTGCGTGACCTGACGCCGACCGATCTGGATGTCTTCCAGATCGCCTACAACCATCGCTTGATGGCGACGGTGCTCAACAAGAGCC